The following proteins come from a genomic window of Candidatus Krumholzibacteriia bacterium:
- a CDS encoding anthranilate synthase component 1, whose product MSFVEPGKARSLVKVRPGAIDPLRLFSHLSSGGNRPHSFLLESAEVHQGNAERSIACAAPCLKISGRGLQWEMEAFHRTGGKILKALPSRLGFSETLELEDGENGPLRLSGRLPRPRAGLEERDRLREPGPMDLLRSVHGLLEADSPTGFPSGGLFGAFSYDFVSTFEELPDEQDDPHPVDDYTFYFSNHLFLIDHLRDRSIFVATALGLEDPEEEYAVAQEHLRHYEQAAEEAGDLPALEEALELLPEEVQTDLDDEAFAGEVSRLKEHILAGDVFQIVPSRSFEAPLREAPLQVYRRLRELNPSPYMFYFRFEESSLIGASPETALQVDRERRVWIRPIAGTRPRGLLEGRLDRGLDARYEAELKLDGKELAEHVMLVDLARNDIARVSQSGSRAVERLFSVEKYSHVQHLVSEVSGELREGLDPLHAYLATMNMGTLTGAPKVEAMRLLRQCEKTRRGFYGGAVGYWLLDGEFDTAIVIRSLLLFGDRALTRAGAGVVFDSIPEREAEETTAKARAPLAALGLGRGK is encoded by the coding sequence GTGAGTTTCGTCGAGCCCGGCAAGGCGCGGAGCCTGGTAAAAGTTCGCCCGGGAGCCATCGACCCCCTGCGGCTATTCAGCCACCTGTCCTCCGGCGGCAATCGTCCCCACTCCTTTCTTCTGGAGAGCGCAGAAGTGCATCAGGGAAATGCGGAGCGAAGCATTGCCTGCGCTGCCCCCTGTCTGAAAATCTCCGGCCGGGGTCTTCAATGGGAAATGGAGGCTTTTCACCGCACGGGCGGGAAGATCCTCAAGGCCCTGCCCTCCCGGCTGGGCTTCAGTGAAACTCTGGAACTGGAAGACGGGGAAAACGGACCTCTGCGACTTTCCGGGCGACTGCCCCGTCCGCGGGCGGGGCTGGAAGAGCGTGACCGTCTTCGGGAACCGGGACCCATGGATCTTCTTCGTTCCGTTCACGGGCTTCTGGAGGCAGATTCCCCGACCGGATTTCCCTCCGGCGGGCTCTTCGGAGCTTTCTCCTATGATTTCGTTTCCACCTTTGAGGAGCTTCCCGACGAGCAGGACGATCCTCATCCGGTGGATGACTACACTTTCTATTTCAGCAACCATCTCTTTCTGATCGACCATCTGAGGGATCGCAGTATTTTCGTGGCAACGGCTCTGGGTTTGGAAGACCCGGAAGAGGAGTACGCCGTGGCCCAGGAGCATTTGCGTCACTATGAACAGGCGGCCGAAGAGGCCGGGGACTTGCCGGCTCTGGAAGAAGCTCTGGAGCTTTTGCCAGAAGAAGTGCAGACGGATCTCGACGATGAGGCTTTTGCCGGGGAAGTTAGCCGACTCAAGGAACACATTCTCGCAGGAGATGTTTTCCAGATTGTTCCCAGTCGCAGTTTTGAGGCTCCTCTCCGGGAGGCGCCTCTTCAGGTTTACCGCCGCCTCCGCGAACTGAACCCCAGTCCCTACATGTTCTACTTCCGCTTTGAGGAATCGAGCCTGATCGGAGCCAGTCCGGAGACAGCCCTCCAGGTGGACCGAGAGAGGCGGGTCTGGATTCGACCCATTGCGGGAACGCGACCCCGCGGACTTCTGGAAGGTCGTCTGGACCGGGGTCTTGATGCCCGCTACGAAGCGGAACTGAAACTCGACGGCAAGGAACTGGCAGAACATGTCATGCTTGTGGATCTGGCCCGAAACGACATCGCCCGCGTGAGCCAGTCGGGAAGCCGTGCCGTGGAGCGTCTTTTCAGTGTCGAGAAATACAGCCATGTGCAGCATCTGGTCAGCGAGGTGTCCGGGGAACTGCGCGAGGGTCTGGATCCGCTTCATGCCTATCTGGCCACGATGAACATGGGAACCCTGACAGGGGCTCCCAAGGTGGAGGCCATGCGGCTTCTTCGCCAATGCGAGAAGACCCGCCGCGGATTTTACGGAGGAGCCGTGGGCTACTGGCTGCTCGATGGAGAATTCGATACGGCCATCGTCATTCGCTCCCTGCTTCTCTTCGGTGACCGTGCCCTGACCCGCGCGGGAGCCGGAGTGGTCTTCGACTCCATTCCCGAAAGGGAAGCGGAGGAAACCACGGCCAAGGCCCGGGCCCCGCTGGCGGCCCTGGGTCTGGGGAGGGGAAAATGA
- the trpB gene encoding tryptophan synthase subunit beta, producing MKRDGRFGPYGGFYVPEILMPALEELEEAWLSARRDSAFRKELRLLLDRYAGRPTPITACDNLSRKVGWPIVLKREDLLHGGAHKTNQVLGQALLARRMGKKRLIAETGAGQHGVATAMMGALFQMKTRIYMGAVDVERQSLNVFRMRLMGAELIPVENGSATLKDAINEALRDWATNLDDTHYLLGTAAGPHPFPSMVADFQDVIGREAKRQFRKDYGKDPKAVLACVGGGSNAIGLFRAFLNTKSELYGVEAAGRGLSSGEHGATLGKGCPGILHGSRSYLLQDRHGQVRETHSVSAGLDYPGVGPEHSWLRDTGRVQYHSATDREALKAFHLLSECEGIVPALESAHALAEALSLARRYRRENRRGAPILVGLSGRGDKDMETARLHFPELEGES from the coding sequence ATGAAAAGGGACGGTCGCTTCGGGCCCTACGGCGGATTCTATGTGCCGGAGATTCTCATGCCCGCTCTCGAGGAACTGGAAGAAGCTTGGCTGAGTGCCCGGCGCGATTCCGCATTCCGCAAGGAACTTCGCCTCCTGCTCGATCGCTATGCCGGGCGTCCCACACCGATCACCGCCTGCGACAACCTGAGCCGCAAGGTCGGCTGGCCCATCGTTCTCAAGCGGGAAGATCTTCTTCATGGCGGTGCGCACAAGACGAACCAGGTACTCGGGCAGGCGCTCCTGGCCCGTCGCATGGGGAAGAAACGCCTGATCGCAGAAACCGGGGCCGGACAGCACGGCGTGGCAACCGCCATGATGGGTGCGCTCTTTCAGATGAAGACCCGCATCTACATGGGCGCGGTCGATGTCGAGCGGCAGTCGCTCAATGTCTTTCGTATGCGCCTGATGGGTGCCGAGCTGATTCCCGTGGAAAATGGGAGTGCCACGCTGAAGGATGCCATCAATGAGGCCCTTCGCGACTGGGCCACGAATCTCGACGACACCCACTACCTTCTCGGAACCGCCGCCGGCCCGCACCCCTTTCCTTCCATGGTCGCAGACTTTCAGGATGTCATCGGACGGGAGGCGAAGCGGCAGTTCCGCAAGGACTATGGCAAGGATCCGAAGGCCGTGCTGGCCTGCGTTGGTGGGGGCAGCAATGCCATCGGTCTCTTTCGCGCCTTCCTCAATACAAAGTCGGAACTCTATGGCGTGGAGGCGGCGGGTCGAGGGCTGTCCAGCGGCGAGCACGGGGCAACGCTGGGCAAGGGTTGCCCCGGCATCCTCCATGGATCGAGGAGCTACCTGCTTCAGGATCGCCACGGACAGGTGAGAGAAACCCACAGCGTCAGCGCCGGGCTGGATTACCCGGGCGTGGGCCCGGAACACTCCTGGCTTCGCGACACAGGGCGGGTTCAGTATCACTCGGCGACGGACAGGGAAGCCCTGAAGGCCTTCCATCTTCTGAGCGAGTGCGAAGGCATTGTACCCGCTCTTGAAAGTGCTCACGCTCTGGCAGAAGCCCTGAGTCTTGCCCGTCGCTATCGTCGCGAGAATCGTCGGGGCGCTCCCATTCTGGTCGGACTGTCAGGCCGCGGCGACAAGGACATGGAAACAGCCCGCCTTCACTTTCCCGAACTGGAAGGGGAAAGTTGA
- the trpA gene encoding tryptophan synthase subunit alpha, whose protein sequence is MDPYAATFRELSRKNEGAFVPFTVLGDPDPESSLEVLRAFAEGGADMLELGIPFSDPVADGPVIQAADLRALETGCTPVSALNIVKEFRRDYPAIPVGLLIYANLAHERGLRRFYRDAASAGVDSILVADVPLEESSPFAWAAELSGIADIRMVTPLSGDARIARICRAGGPFLYVVSRRGVTGRDSALSSSAGPLLRKLKKSGGPPSLLGFGIGKPSQVREALAAGADGAISGSAMVEIIARHARGRPLRKSERRAMAEELREFTAQMKRATKKR, encoded by the coding sequence ATGGACCCTTACGCTGCCACCTTCCGGGAACTTAGCAGAAAAAACGAGGGTGCCTTTGTACCCTTCACCGTACTCGGTGATCCGGACCCGGAGAGTAGCCTGGAAGTTCTGCGCGCCTTTGCCGAGGGGGGCGCAGACATGCTGGAGCTGGGGATTCCCTTTAGTGATCCTGTGGCCGATGGGCCGGTCATTCAGGCCGCAGACCTTCGCGCCCTCGAGACAGGATGCACGCCGGTTTCTGCCCTGAATATTGTGAAAGAATTTCGTCGTGACTATCCGGCGATTCCGGTGGGGCTCTTGATCTACGCGAACCTGGCCCACGAGCGAGGCCTGAGACGCTTCTACCGGGATGCGGCTTCTGCCGGGGTGGACAGCATTCTTGTAGCCGATGTTCCCCTGGAAGAATCTTCGCCCTTTGCCTGGGCAGCGGAACTGTCCGGGATTGCCGACATCAGGATGGTCACCCCTCTTTCCGGTGACGCTCGCATTGCCCGGATCTGTCGAGCGGGCGGACCTTTTCTTTATGTAGTGAGCCGCCGGGGAGTCACGGGGCGTGATTCCGCGCTGTCCTCATCAGCGGGCCCTCTGCTTCGAAAACTGAAGAAATCCGGAGGGCCGCCCAGCCTTCTGGGCTTTGGAATCGGAAAACCCTCCCAGGTGCGTGAAGCTCTCGCAGCAGGTGCAGACGGAGCCATCAGTGGTTCGGCCATGGTGGAAATCATTGCCCGCCATGCCCGGGGTCGCCCTTTGCGAAAGTCGGAACGCCGGGCCATGGCCGAAGAGTTACGCGAATTTACGGCGCAGATGAAACGAGCGACGAAGAAGCGATAA
- the aroF gene encoding 3-deoxy-7-phosphoheptulonate synthase yields MIIILKKDASKEQAEELLGIIEKHGLKPLYMPGTERTVLGALGDERVLGTLSLEAIPFVERVLPILSPYKIASRDLQAHDTVVQVGEVPIGPGYFTVIAGPCAVESEEQIVESARKVKEGGARILRGGAYKPRSSPYTFQGLEEEGLRLLALASRETGLPVVTEIIDVHDIEIVSRHADMLQVGARNMQNFRLLRELGKSDKPVLLKRGMSASYEDFLMSAEYILSEGNPNVVLCERGIKTFVTGTRNTLDLNAIPYLKGKTHLPIIVDPSHGTGIRDLVAPMSKASLAVGADGLIVEVHPQPDQALSDGKQSLFPDQFGRLMEQLHRYAELEGRVFP; encoded by the coding sequence ATGATCATCATCCTGAAGAAGGATGCGAGCAAAGAGCAGGCAGAGGAGCTTCTTGGGATCATCGAGAAGCACGGACTCAAGCCGCTCTACATGCCGGGAACCGAGCGTACCGTTTTGGGAGCTCTCGGAGATGAGCGGGTTCTGGGAACCCTGTCTCTGGAAGCCATTCCCTTTGTCGAGCGGGTTCTTCCCATTCTCAGCCCCTACAAGATTGCAAGCCGCGACCTGCAGGCCCACGACACGGTGGTCCAGGTGGGGGAGGTTCCGATCGGCCCGGGCTACTTTACCGTCATCGCCGGGCCCTGCGCCGTGGAGAGCGAGGAGCAGATTGTCGAATCGGCCCGCAAGGTGAAAGAGGGAGGAGCGCGCATTCTTCGGGGAGGAGCCTACAAGCCCCGCTCCAGCCCTTACACATTTCAGGGTCTGGAGGAAGAAGGACTGCGCCTTCTCGCCCTTGCTTCCCGGGAAACCGGCCTGCCCGTAGTGACCGAGATTATCGATGTTCACGACATTGAAATCGTTTCCCGCCACGCAGACATGCTGCAGGTCGGCGCACGCAACATGCAGAACTTCCGCCTGCTTCGGGAGCTGGGAAAGAGCGACAAGCCGGTTCTGCTGAAGCGGGGCATGAGTGCCAGCTACGAGGATTTCCTGATGAGCGCCGAGTATATTCTCAGCGAGGGAAACCCGAATGTGGTTCTCTGTGAGCGCGGGATCAAGACCTTTGTCACAGGAACCCGCAACACCCTGGACCTCAATGCCATTCCCTACCTGAAAGGGAAAACCCATCTGCCGATCATCGTCGATCCCAGTCATGGAACCGGAATCCGCGACCTGGTCGCTCCCATGTCCAAGGCTTCCCTGGCGGTGGGCGCTGACGGCCTGATTGTGGAAGTCCACCCGCAACCCGACCAGGCCCTGAGCGATGGCAAACAGTCACTCTTCCCCGATCAGTTCGGGCGATTGATGGAACAGCTTCACAGGTACGCGGAACTGGAGGGGCGGGTTTTCCCGTGA
- a CDS encoding aminodeoxychorismate/anthranilate synthase component II — MKILFIDNFDSFSWNLVDEFEKRDAEVRVYRNDIGMGSLREIVSSWSPDLLVISPGPSTPSRAGICLEAVRECSGSIPVFGVCLGHQVIVEAFGGVVGRAPLPVHGKASLIEHDGEGLFEGMESPLSVGRYHSLVGSEIPDCLEVSARFGDLVMALRHREHSTWGVQFHPESILSPGGGPLIDRVLELAKR; from the coding sequence ATGAAAATCCTCTTTATCGACAACTTCGATTCCTTTTCCTGGAACCTTGTTGACGAGTTTGAAAAGCGCGATGCCGAAGTGCGGGTCTATCGTAATGACATCGGCATGGGGTCGCTGCGCGAAATTGTCAGTTCCTGGTCTCCCGACCTTCTCGTGATTTCTCCCGGTCCCTCCACTCCCTCGCGGGCGGGAATCTGTCTGGAAGCAGTCCGCGAGTGCTCCGGATCCATTCCGGTCTTTGGCGTTTGTCTGGGGCACCAGGTAATCGTGGAAGCCTTTGGAGGAGTTGTCGGTCGTGCGCCCCTGCCGGTTCACGGCAAGGCCAGCCTGATCGAACACGATGGCGAGGGTCTCTTTGAGGGAATGGAGAGTCCACTTTCCGTGGGCCGATATCACAGCCTGGTGGGAAGCGAGATTCCCGACTGTCTGGAAGTGAGCGCCCGCTTCGGCGATCTGGTCATGGCCTTGCGTCATCGGGAGCATTCGACCTGGGGCGTTCAATTTCATCCCGAAAGCATCCTCAGTCCCGGGGGCGGCCCGCTGATTGACCGGGTGCTGGAATTGGCGAAGCGATGA
- the trpD gene encoding anthranilate phosphoribosyltransferase translates to MKEILEKLYCGETLDFEESRQLICHFMKGEEPDAVIAAALVALKVRGETPEEIAGAARALQEAALPVRSSQRPLIDTCGTGGDGFHSINLSTAAALVLAASGLAVAKHGNRAVSSKSGSADVLEALGVKLDLEPASNESLLEECGICFLFAPRYHRAMKHVMPARQALSSRTLFNLIGPLSNPARPTHQILGVYREDLIKPMALALRELGLERACVVHGSGMDELALHGPSKLLWLEDGAFREEELDPRELGISPAEPEALRGGDAEENAGILRELLAGDRKGPMQDAVALNAAAGMILAGLFSSWAEALEGAREILASGQALKTLEDWATASEALP, encoded by the coding sequence ATGAAAGAGATTCTGGAGAAACTCTATTGTGGCGAGACCCTCGACTTTGAGGAAAGTCGCCAGTTGATTTGTCACTTCATGAAGGGCGAGGAGCCGGATGCGGTGATCGCCGCCGCCCTTGTGGCCCTGAAGGTTCGGGGGGAGACGCCCGAAGAAATAGCAGGCGCGGCCCGCGCGCTTCAGGAGGCGGCCCTTCCGGTTCGGTCATCACAGCGTCCCTTGATAGACACCTGTGGAACCGGCGGCGACGGGTTTCACAGCATCAACCTCTCGACGGCCGCTGCCCTGGTTCTTGCCGCTTCCGGTCTTGCGGTGGCCAAGCATGGAAACCGTGCGGTTTCGAGCAAGTCGGGCAGCGCCGATGTTCTGGAGGCTTTGGGAGTCAAGCTGGACCTTGAGCCCGCTTCCAATGAGAGCCTGCTCGAAGAATGCGGCATCTGTTTTCTTTTTGCTCCCCGCTACCACCGTGCGATGAAGCATGTTATGCCTGCGCGACAGGCCTTGTCCAGCCGCACGCTTTTCAATCTCATCGGTCCCCTGAGCAATCCCGCCCGCCCGACGCATCAGATTCTGGGTGTCTATCGGGAGGATCTCATAAAGCCCATGGCACTCGCTTTGCGGGAACTGGGCCTGGAGCGGGCCTGCGTGGTTCACGGCTCGGGCATGGATGAACTGGCTCTGCACGGGCCTTCGAAACTACTCTGGCTTGAAGATGGCGCCTTCCGCGAAGAGGAACTCGATCCCCGGGAACTGGGGATTTCCCCGGCAGAACCGGAAGCCCTTCGCGGAGGAGATGCCGAAGAGAATGCCGGGATCCTGCGGGAGCTTCTTGCGGGTGACCGGAAAGGTCCGATGCAGGATGCCGTGGCGCTGAACGCGGCTGCGGGAATGATCCTGGCGGGTCTGTTTTCTTCCTGGGCGGAGGCTCTGGAAGGGGCCCGGGAGATTCTCGCCAGTGGACAGGCCCTGAAGACGCTGGAAGACTGGGCCACTGCGAGCGAGGCTCTGCCTTGA
- a CDS encoding S41 family peptidase, whose translation MFRSICLLLVFAATVFAMEADFPRHPDLSPDGSLVAFDWRGDLWIVPSEGGSAERLSAHDAHDAYPCWSPDGRQLAFVSRRHGNEDIFVMDLATREPRRLTYHSGSDEISGWSADGKKLLFSSNRRNRWSHLMEISAEGGRPGEVIADEAFHAAVSPDGQWIAYVRGYTNWWRKNYRGWASRDLWIRAVNGGPSFHIVSWEGKDDHPHWSEDGKSLFFLSEREDAVVNLWRQELRFEEGSVAAWGEPYALSSLKGDGMQFLTLSADASLACYESEGTLWTLEVESGKTRRLNIQVAGDLKRNEQRWSKKGSGATGFALSPEETEIAFIVEGELYVAELEDGEILEPIRISETDAREKDPLWLDNESLVFVSDRNGNDDLFLVESAEEGEKSLGKARHRKLKALSDSPENERKPQLSPDGEKILYRRDTGFLWTMNPDGSGEELLNDRSGVLHSSWSPDSRFVAYSVTTLGADEDIFVLERDSGKRWNVSSHPNDDFHPLWSSDGKRLSWASRSRDGVYHIKHLWLTREEAEKSEKEREREKKALEDLEETPDVLVDFDEEDYQQRTVTVATTRGWYWDYDLSPDGEKYALRIEGVEGADLWAIDWDGDNLRRLSSGGSSPAHILWGEDSETLRYLSGGRIQELDSEGGKPKPLSFSVEFSLNERMRRLQKFGEAWRLLDDGFYDENFHGRNWPEIRKRYEPMAAAAVMTEDFNDVLRKMIGELNASHLGAWGGPRSGEGRDRSGELGFLPDDSWKGPGILVDRIIPHGPLDREGSRIEEGEVILSIDGRDIGEEGSHWEYLNRTSGKEIDLRVSSRPLALRKSRIVTVTPVSTWKMRSLMHEDWVKRNRAFVDKHSGGRLAYVYMSAMGDGNWNRFIEDIYSKARGKEGLILDIRFNNGGHIHDQVLTFLSRKAYGYSRGRDDTEPTFDAMRRWDGPIVLLINERSYSDGEIFPMGFKALELGTVIGMPTFGAVIGTHNVPLIDGTSFRVPGTGWYRLSGENLENGPVHPDIYVPAVPEEARKNRDAQLEAGIGECLKLLETH comes from the coding sequence ATGTTCCGCTCTATTTGCCTACTTCTGGTTTTTGCTGCGACGGTGTTTGCCATGGAGGCCGACTTTCCCCGCCATCCCGACCTCAGCCCGGACGGAAGTCTCGTGGCCTTTGACTGGCGAGGCGATCTCTGGATTGTGCCAAGCGAAGGAGGTTCTGCCGAAAGACTGAGTGCCCATGATGCCCACGACGCATATCCCTGCTGGAGTCCCGATGGAAGGCAGTTGGCCTTCGTGAGCCGCCGCCACGGGAACGAGGACATCTTCGTCATGGATCTCGCGACACGGGAACCCCGCAGGCTTACCTACCACAGCGGAAGCGATGAAATCAGCGGCTGGAGTGCCGACGGCAAGAAGCTCCTCTTCAGCAGCAATCGCCGCAATCGCTGGAGCCACCTGATGGAAATCTCCGCCGAAGGAGGCCGTCCCGGGGAAGTCATCGCAGACGAGGCCTTTCATGCTGCGGTCAGCCCCGACGGGCAATGGATCGCCTATGTACGCGGGTACACGAACTGGTGGAGAAAGAACTACCGCGGATGGGCGAGCCGTGACCTCTGGATACGAGCGGTCAATGGCGGCCCCAGCTTTCACATCGTCTCCTGGGAGGGCAAGGACGACCATCCCCACTGGAGCGAAGACGGGAAATCCCTGTTCTTCCTGAGTGAAAGGGAAGATGCAGTGGTGAACCTCTGGCGGCAGGAACTTCGCTTCGAAGAAGGATCCGTGGCAGCCTGGGGCGAGCCCTACGCCCTTAGCTCCCTCAAGGGAGACGGCATGCAGTTTCTCACTCTCAGTGCTGATGCCAGTCTTGCCTGCTATGAAAGCGAAGGGACACTCTGGACCCTGGAAGTCGAGAGCGGCAAGACCCGCCGACTGAATATCCAGGTGGCCGGTGACCTGAAACGCAATGAACAGCGCTGGAGCAAGAAGGGAAGCGGCGCCACCGGCTTTGCCCTCTCCCCCGAAGAAACGGAAATCGCCTTCATTGTGGAAGGGGAACTCTATGTCGCGGAACTGGAGGACGGAGAGATCCTGGAGCCAATCCGCATTAGCGAAACAGATGCCCGGGAAAAAGATCCTCTCTGGCTCGACAATGAGTCCCTGGTCTTTGTCAGCGACCGAAATGGCAACGACGACCTCTTTCTCGTCGAGAGTGCAGAGGAAGGGGAAAAGAGCCTCGGCAAGGCTCGCCACCGGAAACTGAAAGCCCTGAGCGATTCGCCGGAAAACGAAAGAAAGCCCCAGTTGAGTCCCGACGGCGAGAAGATCCTCTACCGCAGGGACACGGGATTTCTCTGGACCATGAACCCCGATGGAAGCGGGGAGGAGTTGCTGAACGATCGCAGCGGCGTGCTGCACAGCTCCTGGTCACCTGATTCCCGCTTTGTGGCCTACAGTGTGACGACCCTCGGGGCGGATGAGGACATCTTCGTCCTTGAACGGGACTCGGGAAAACGCTGGAATGTGTCCAGCCACCCGAACGATGACTTTCACCCGCTCTGGAGTTCCGACGGAAAGCGTCTCAGCTGGGCCAGCCGAAGCCGCGACGGAGTTTATCACATCAAACACCTCTGGCTCACTCGTGAGGAAGCCGAGAAGTCCGAGAAGGAAAGGGAGCGGGAAAAGAAGGCCCTCGAGGATCTGGAGGAAACTCCTGATGTGCTTGTGGACTTTGACGAAGAGGATTATCAGCAGCGCACGGTCACTGTCGCTACCACCCGGGGCTGGTATTGGGATTATGACCTCAGCCCCGATGGAGAAAAGTATGCCCTGAGAATTGAGGGCGTGGAAGGTGCCGATCTCTGGGCCATTGACTGGGATGGGGACAATCTCCGACGCCTGAGCAGTGGAGGAAGCTCTCCCGCACACATTCTCTGGGGCGAAGACAGCGAGACCCTGCGCTATCTGTCGGGAGGAAGGATCCAGGAACTTGACTCCGAGGGAGGAAAGCCGAAGCCTCTTTCCTTTTCCGTGGAGTTCAGTCTGAACGAGCGGATGCGGAGGCTCCAGAAATTCGGGGAGGCCTGGAGACTTCTCGATGATGGTTTCTACGATGAGAACTTTCATGGGCGTAACTGGCCGGAAATCCGGAAGAGGTATGAGCCAATGGCCGCGGCGGCCGTCATGACCGAAGACTTCAACGATGTTCTTCGCAAGATGATCGGCGAGTTGAACGCCAGTCATCTGGGTGCATGGGGAGGGCCCCGAAGCGGAGAGGGAAGGGACCGAAGCGGAGAACTCGGTTTCCTGCCCGACGATTCCTGGAAAGGCCCGGGGATTCTGGTGGATCGTATCATTCCCCACGGCCCTCTCGACCGGGAAGGCAGTCGCATTGAGGAAGGGGAAGTGATCCTGTCCATCGACGGAAGGGACATCGGAGAAGAAGGGAGCCATTGGGAATATCTGAACCGGACTTCCGGCAAGGAAATCGACCTCCGGGTTTCCTCACGACCTCTCGCCTTGAGAAAGTCCCGCATCGTAACCGTAACTCCGGTTTCCACCTGGAAGATGCGCTCCCTGATGCACGAAGACTGGGTGAAGAGAAACCGGGCCTTCGTGGACAAGCACTCAGGGGGAAGACTGGCTTATGTCTACATGAGTGCTATGGGGGACGGAAACTGGAACCGCTTCATTGAGGACATCTACAGCAAGGCCCGGGGCAAGGAGGGGCTGATTCTCGACATCCGCTTCAACAACGGTGGTCACATCCACGATCAGGTGCTGACCTTCCTCTCCCGAAAAGCCTATGGCTACTCCAGGGGCCGTGATGACACCGAACCCACCTTCGATGCCATGCGCCGCTGGGACGGCCCGATCGTGCTCCTGATCAATGAGCGCAGCTACAGTGACGGTGAGATCTTTCCCATGGGCTTCAAGGCTCTTGAACTGGGCACGGTCATCGGCATGCCTACTTTTGGTGCGGTCATCGGAACCCACAATGTGCCACTGATTGACGGTACTTCCTTCCGGGTACCGGGAACCGGCTGGTATCGACTGAGCGGGGAAAACCTGGAGAACGGACCAGTTCACCCGGACATTTATGTGCCGGCCGTGCCGGAAGAGGCGCGAAAGAACCGGGATGCGCAACTGGAGGCGGGAATCGGGGAATGCCTGAAACTGCTGGAGACCCATTGA
- the trpCF gene encoding bifunctional indole-3-glycerol-phosphate synthase TrpC/phosphoribosylanthranilate isomerase TrpF, whose amino-acid sequence MSSVLDRILARKREEVAEGRRSSEGFGDLEPSDRDFRAALAAPGRRFILEVKKASPSRGAIRPDLVLEELLALYDLHADCVSVLTDEEFFGGSPGDLKEARRLCRRPLLRKDFMVDVWQIEESRHLGADAVLLIAAALGDGELRDFSARARELEMDVLFEVHDEEELRRVLDCGADLVGINNRNLVDLSIDLQTTSRLRSLLPDDVLCVSESGINERKDLQSLPADAFLIGSSILASEDLDRKIKELVYGPVKVCGITRRADAQAALDLGATWLGFLFHPPSPRSVTVEQAREICRALPGRKVGVFVDQNPDEILSIVHQCDLHGVQLHGNYDSEAVRYLETRLQGVFLVEVFSAESLGSFEESRADYQLLDAAPQGEGGLGESFDWARLQGRDLSTVFLAGGIHPANALEAQATGVYALDLSSGLESEPGIKDPTRLAALFDKLRAGQEESS is encoded by the coding sequence TTGAGCAGCGTTCTGGATCGGATCCTCGCCCGCAAGCGAGAAGAGGTGGCCGAAGGCCGTCGAAGCAGCGAGGGCTTTGGCGACTTGGAGCCTTCGGACCGGGATTTCCGGGCGGCTCTGGCCGCACCGGGGCGCCGTTTCATTCTGGAGGTCAAGAAGGCCAGTCCGTCCCGGGGGGCGATTCGCCCTGACCTGGTTCTCGAGGAACTTCTTGCTCTCTACGACCTCCACGCCGACTGCGTGAGCGTCCTGACCGATGAAGAGTTTTTCGGGGGAAGTCCCGGCGATTTGAAAGAGGCGCGTCGCCTTTGCCGTCGTCCCCTTCTTCGCAAGGACTTCATGGTGGATGTCTGGCAGATTGAGGAGTCGCGGCATCTTGGAGCCGATGCGGTTCTGCTGATCGCCGCCGCTCTCGGCGATGGTGAGTTGCGGGACTTCAGCGCACGCGCACGCGAACTGGAGATGGATGTTCTCTTCGAGGTTCACGATGAAGAGGAACTTCGCCGGGTGCTCGACTGCGGCGCCGATCTCGTCGGGATCAACAACCGGAACCTCGTGGATCTCTCCATCGACCTCCAGACGACTTCCCGCCTGCGCTCCCTTCTCCCCGACGATGTTCTCTGCGTTTCCGAGTCGGGGATCAATGAGCGAAAAGACCTGCAGTCCCTGCCCGCAGATGCCTTTCTCATCGGCTCCAGTATTCTAGCTTCGGAGGATCTGGACCGGAAGATCAAGGAACTGGTCTACGGCCCGGTGAAGGTCTGCGGCATTACACGCCGTGCGGATGCCCAGGCAGCGCTGGATCTCGGAGCCACCTGGCTGGGCTTTCTCTTTCACCCCCCCAGCCCGAGATCGGTGACGGTGGAGCAGGCCCGGGAAATCTGTCGTGCCTTGCCAGGGCGCAAGGTCGGGGTCTTTGTCGATCAGAACCCGGACGAGATTCTTTCCATTGTCCATCAATGTGACCTGCACGGGGTTCAGTTGCACGGGAACTATGACTCCGAAGCCGTTCGCTATCTGGAAACCCGTTTGCAGGGGGTCTTTCTCGTAGAGGTCTTCTCCGCGGAAAGCCTTGGCTCTTTCGAGGAATCTCGTGCAGACTACCAGCTGCTGGATGCCGCCCCGCAGGGTGAAGGCGGCCTGGGCGAGAGTTTCGACTGGGCCCGATTGCAGGGGCGGGATCTTTCGACGGTATTTCTTGCAGGCGGGATTCACCCCGCAAATGCGCTGGAAGCGCAGGCCACCGGGGTTTACGCACTGGATCTTTCCAGCGGCCTGGAGTCGGAGCCGGGGATCAAGGATCCCACAAGGCTCGCCGCCTTGTTTGACAAACTTCGAGCGGGACAAGAGGAGTCTTCATGA